The Ascaphus truei isolate aAscTru1 chromosome 3, aAscTru1.hap1, whole genome shotgun sequence genome includes a region encoding these proteins:
- the CCNA1 gene encoding cyclin-A1, which produces MRRSGSSSGFFTTTTAMGTRDGNQNPFSLYKGESLVRSNLPQRTVLGVINDNNQHGRSSSQGAATTKYLPGVENALPFNGKMLCTNTAPVAPKQCFSIYLDEMTNTHEKCSYEVEYPSLEETEANIVKNNFHLLLEISAVSPMMVDKSLNSHPKDYSEIDSDAIAVSEYIEEIHQYLREAEIKHRPKVNYMRKQPDITAAMRTILIDWLVEVGEEYKLNCETLYLAVNYLDRFLSCMSVLRGKLQLVGTAAILLAAKYEEIYPPDVDEFVYITDDTYTKKQLLRMEHLLLKVLAFDLTVPTIIQFLLQYLHRHVVCSKTENFARYLAELSLLEVEPFLKYVPSLTAAAAYCLANYTINKVFWPESLVVFTGYTLSEMVPCLNDLHRACLNAPHQAQHAIREKYKSEKYMKVSLVEPPALPLQ; this is translated from the exons ATGCGTCGCAGTGGTTCATCCAGTGGCTTCTTCACAACTACTACTGCCATGGGAACTCGTGATGGCAACCAAAATCCATTTTCTCTATACAAGGGAGAAAGCTTGGTCCGGTCTAATCTTCCCCAAAGAACTGTCCTGGGTGTAATCAATGACAATAATCAGCATGGGAGATCATCTAGTCAG GGTGCTGCCACTACAAAATATCTTCCTGGGGTTGAAAATGCATTACCTTTCAATGGCAAGATGCTCTGCACAAATACTGCACCTGTGGCTCCCAAACAATGCTTCTCAATATATTTGGATGAGATGACTAATACACATGAGAAATGTTCATATGAAGTGGAGTATCCAAGTTTGGAAGAAACAGAAGCCAACATTGTGAAAAATAACTTCCATCTGTTACTTGAGATTAGTGCGG TTTCTCCGATGATGGTGGATAAATCTCTCAATTCTCATCCTAAAGATTACTCTGAAATTGACTCTGATGCCATAGCGGTGTCAGAGTACATAGAAGAGATTCACCAGTACCTCCGTGAGGCTGAA attaaaCACAGACCAAAGGTAAACTACATGAGAAAGCAGCCAGACATCACTGCAGCAATGCGCACCATCTTGATAGACTGGCTTGTGGAAGTTGGAGAAGAGTACAAACTTAATTGTGAGACTCTCTACCTGGCTGTTAACTATTTAGATAGGTTCCTGTCGTGCATGTCTGTTCTGCGAGGAAAACTACAACTTGTAGGAACAGCAGCTATTCTATTGGCGGC CAAATATGAAGAGATCTACCCTCCAGATGTGGATGAGTTTGTGTACATAACAGATGATACCTACACAAAGAAACAGCTGCTGCGCATGGAACACTTGCTGCTAAAAGTATTGGCTTTTGACCTGACTGTCCCTACAATCATCCAGTTTCTGCTTCAGTATTTGCACAGGCATGTCGTTTGTTCTAAGACGGAAAACTTTGCAAGG TATTTAGCAGAACTAAGTCTTCTCGAAGTGGAGCCTTTCTTGAAGTATGTCCCTTCACTGACAGCTGCTGCCGCTTATTGTCTTGCCAATTATACCATCAACAAAGTCTTCTGG CCTGAAAGTCTTGTTGTGTTTACTGGCTACACCTTAAGTGAAATGGTACCTTGCCTGAATGATCTGCATAGGGCATGTCTTAATGCCCCTCACCAAGCACAGCACGCAATTAGGGAAAAATACAAGTCAGAAAA GTACATGAAAGTCTCTCTTGTGGAACCTCCAGCACTTCCTCTTCAATGA